In a single window of the Dreissena polymorpha isolate Duluth1 chromosome 3, UMN_Dpol_1.0, whole genome shotgun sequence genome:
- the LOC127874400 gene encoding uncharacterized protein LOC127874400 isoform X1 yields MISSFYKEESREICMLMNILGYSQKQREARVEAYSLTAIHQCNDKEDCIGTGSKIEGVAGRLESDFDVMYVPTNVICIESGTVDAKEFSSKTILRIDTAYSAQAYCRLKKEIVRAHCPEAIVKSLTPDGHGNDLLSSDLYYEHTKRDAQIAGGVFKPRSGPACPVTDGTLDYDYVHALRCHIPSLLRQWAERYRLWPPDNIVQMIESMGGFVTPVGFKESTFTHLEWRICFSSGETELMHNLNDTQLKLYVLLKMIVKHVLNPQKKEITSYMVKNLILHLAENNEQKLFHEQNLLHWLKAALSKLKTAISDKRLSSYMIPMRNLMACSRLEASQQRTWIKTIKDMISEGPRIILRLQKLRTAIICFGEPLLWYTKLKLELELLELYFCRRLFELEYENSSKESDTVIREILRRKNEILRDVQRCLRNEGSRRECWNDLHKIAKSMLD; encoded by the exons ATG ATTTCGTCATTTTACAAAGAAGAGTCAAGAGAAATATGCATGCTTATGAACATCCTTGGATACAGCCAAAAACAGAGGGAGGCCCGCGTAGAAGCATACAGTCTGACAGCTATTCATCAGTGCAATGATAAAGAGGACTGTATCGGTACGGGAAGCAAGATTGAAGGTGTTGCGGGCAGACTTGAGAGCGACTTTGATGTTATGTATGTACCGACGAATGTTATTTGTATCGAGTCCGGTACGGTTGATGCGAAAGAATTTTCTTCAAAAACCATATTAAGAATTGATACGGCTTATTCTGCTCAGGCATATTGTAGACTAAAGAAAGAAATAGTTCGCGCGCATTGTCCGGAAGCAATTGTCAAATCGCTAACGCCCGATGGGCATGGAAACGATTTGTTGAGCAGCGACCTTTATTATGAGCACACAAAACGAGATGCTCAAATTGCCGGTGGTGTATTTAAACCTCGTTCTGGTCCGGCGTGTCCAGTAACGGATGGAACACTTGATTACGATTATGTCCATGCTCTTCGCTGCCACATTCCAAGCTTATTGCGCCAATGGGCAGAGAGGTATCGCCTATGGCCACCAGATAACATCGTGCAGATGATCGAGTCAATGGGGGGATTTGTTACCCCTGTAGGCTTTAAAGAAAGTACATTTACGCATTTAGAGTGGAGGATTTGTTTTTCTTCTGGTGAGACTGAACTTATGCACAATCTGAATGACACTCAGTTGAAGCTGTACGTGCTATTGAAGATGATTGTAAAGCATGTACTTAACCCCCAGAAGAAAGAGATCACCTCATATATGGTGAAAAACCTGATATTGCATCTAGCAGAGAACAATGAACAAAAATTGTTTCATGAACAAAATTTGCTACACTGGTTGAAAGCAGCGCTGAGCAAATTGAAAACTGCCATTTCCGACAAACGACTGTCCAGCTATATGATTCCAATGAGAAACCTGATGGCATGTTCTCGTCTTGAAGCGAGTCAGCAGCGAACATGGATAAAGACAATTAAAGACATGATTTCCGAAGGTCCGAGAATAATACTTCGACTGCAGAAGTTACGAACAGCTATCATTTGTTTCGGAGAGCCCCTCCTTTGGTATACCAAGTTAAAGTTAGAGTTGGAGCTGTTAGAACTATATTTTTGTCGCCGACTTTTCGAACTGGAATACGAAAATTCATCCAAAGAATCAGATACTGTGATTCGAGAAATACTAAGACGAAAGAATGAGATACTCCGAGATGTCCAACGATGTTTACGTAACGAGGGGAGTAGAAGAGAATGTTGGAATGACTTGCACAAGATAGCGAAGAGTATGTTGGATTGA
- the LOC127874400 gene encoding uncharacterized protein LOC127874400 isoform X2 has protein sequence MLMNILGYSQKQREARVEAYSLTAIHQCNDKEDCIGTGSKIEGVAGRLESDFDVMYVPTNVICIESGTVDAKEFSSKTILRIDTAYSAQAYCRLKKEIVRAHCPEAIVKSLTPDGHGNDLLSSDLYYEHTKRDAQIAGGVFKPRSGPACPVTDGTLDYDYVHALRCHIPSLLRQWAERYRLWPPDNIVQMIESMGGFVTPVGFKESTFTHLEWRICFSSGETELMHNLNDTQLKLYVLLKMIVKHVLNPQKKEITSYMVKNLILHLAENNEQKLFHEQNLLHWLKAALSKLKTAISDKRLSSYMIPMRNLMACSRLEASQQRTWIKTIKDMISEGPRIILRLQKLRTAIICFGEPLLWYTKLKLELELLELYFCRRLFELEYENSSKESDTVIREILRRKNEILRDVQRCLRNEGSRRECWNDLHKIAKSMLD, from the coding sequence ATGCTTATGAACATCCTTGGATACAGCCAAAAACAGAGGGAGGCCCGCGTAGAAGCATACAGTCTGACAGCTATTCATCAGTGCAATGATAAAGAGGACTGTATCGGTACGGGAAGCAAGATTGAAGGTGTTGCGGGCAGACTTGAGAGCGACTTTGATGTTATGTATGTACCGACGAATGTTATTTGTATCGAGTCCGGTACGGTTGATGCGAAAGAATTTTCTTCAAAAACCATATTAAGAATTGATACGGCTTATTCTGCTCAGGCATATTGTAGACTAAAGAAAGAAATAGTTCGCGCGCATTGTCCGGAAGCAATTGTCAAATCGCTAACGCCCGATGGGCATGGAAACGATTTGTTGAGCAGCGACCTTTATTATGAGCACACAAAACGAGATGCTCAAATTGCCGGTGGTGTATTTAAACCTCGTTCTGGTCCGGCGTGTCCAGTAACGGATGGAACACTTGATTACGATTATGTCCATGCTCTTCGCTGCCACATTCCAAGCTTATTGCGCCAATGGGCAGAGAGGTATCGCCTATGGCCACCAGATAACATCGTGCAGATGATCGAGTCAATGGGGGGATTTGTTACCCCTGTAGGCTTTAAAGAAAGTACATTTACGCATTTAGAGTGGAGGATTTGTTTTTCTTCTGGTGAGACTGAACTTATGCACAATCTGAATGACACTCAGTTGAAGCTGTACGTGCTATTGAAGATGATTGTAAAGCATGTACTTAACCCCCAGAAGAAAGAGATCACCTCATATATGGTGAAAAACCTGATATTGCATCTAGCAGAGAACAATGAACAAAAATTGTTTCATGAACAAAATTTGCTACACTGGTTGAAAGCAGCGCTGAGCAAATTGAAAACTGCCATTTCCGACAAACGACTGTCCAGCTATATGATTCCAATGAGAAACCTGATGGCATGTTCTCGTCTTGAAGCGAGTCAGCAGCGAACATGGATAAAGACAATTAAAGACATGATTTCCGAAGGTCCGAGAATAATACTTCGACTGCAGAAGTTACGAACAGCTATCATTTGTTTCGGAGAGCCCCTCCTTTGGTATACCAAGTTAAAGTTAGAGTTGGAGCTGTTAGAACTATATTTTTGTCGCCGACTTTTCGAACTGGAATACGAAAATTCATCCAAAGAATCAGATACTGTGATTCGAGAAATACTAAGACGAAAGAATGAGATACTCCGAGATGTCCAACGATGTTTACGTAACGAGGGGAGTAGAAGAGAATGTTGGAATGACTTGCACAAGATAGCGAAGAGTATGTTGGATTGA